DNA from Amycolatopsis sp. DSM 110486:
AAGGAGAAGAGCTAATGCCCCGCAAGGGTCCGGCCCCCAAGCGGCCTCTGATCTCCGACCCGGTCTACGCCTCCCCGCTGGTCACCCAGCTGGTGAACAAGGTGCTGAAGGACGGGAAGCGGTCGCTGGCCGAGCGCATCGTGTACGGCGCGCTGGAAGGCGCTCGCGAGAAGACCGGCACCGACCCGGTCGTCACGCTGAAGCGCGCGCTCGACAACGTGAAGCCCACCATCGAGGTGAAGAGCCGCCGCGTCGGTGGCGCCACCTACCAGGTGCCGATCGAAGTCAAGCCCAACCGCTCCACCACGTTGGCGCTGCGCTGGCTGGTCTCCTTCTCGCAGGCTCGCCGCGAGAAGACCATGATCGAGCGGCTGCAGAACGAGCTGCTCGACGCGAGCAACGGCCTTGGCGCCAGCGTCAAGCGCCGCGAAGACACGCACAAGATGGCCGAGTCCAACAAGGCCTTCGCGCACTACCGCTGGTGATGACCGCCCGGCTGCCGATCCAAGCCATGCCGGGCCCCACGTTCGAGACAGGGGAACACTCTCGTGGCACGTGAAGTGCTGACCGACCTGAACAAGGTCCGCAACATCGGGATCATGGCGCACATCGACGCCGGTAAGACCACCACCACCGAGCGGATCCTGTTCTACACCGGGATCAACTACAAGATCGGCGAAGTCCACGACGGCGCCGCCACCATGGACTGGATGGAGGAGGAGCAGAAGCGGGGTATCACCATCACCTCGGCTGCCACCACCACGTTCTGGGCCGATCACCAGATCAACATCATCGACACCCCCGGGCACGTCGACTTCACCGTCGAGGTGGAGCGCTCGCTCCGCGTGCTCGACGGCGCCGTGGCCGTCTTCGACGGCAAGGAAGGTGTCGAGCCGCAGTCCGAG
Protein-coding regions in this window:
- the rpsG gene encoding 30S ribosomal protein S7, whose protein sequence is MPRKGPAPKRPLISDPVYASPLVTQLVNKVLKDGKRSLAERIVYGALEGAREKTGTDPVVTLKRALDNVKPTIEVKSRRVGGATYQVPIEVKPNRSTTLALRWLVSFSQARREKTMIERLQNELLDASNGLGASVKRREDTHKMAESNKAFAHYRW